A part of Marinobacter psychrophilus genomic DNA contains:
- a CDS encoding DUF808 domain-containing protein, translated as MAGSSLFALIDDIATILDDVSLMTKVATKKTVGVLGDDLALNAQQVAGVKPSRELPVVWAVAKGSLLNKAILVPGAVAISFFVPWLVTPLLMLGGAFLCYEGAEKLVHRFLHKAEHDQHKKDLKEALKNPQVDLKKVEKDKIKGAIRTDFVLSAEIIAITLGTVTQQPIGMQFAVLSVVALMITVGVYGLVAGIVKLDDGGLYLTKKDSALAQNLGHGILWFAPYMMKTLSVLGTVAMFLVGGGILTHGFSAIGHGIERFAEGLGEMTGAVVPMLANGLFGLVAGLLLVAVLTPLLRQFKSRKLSRADG; from the coding sequence ATGGCCGGTAGCAGCCTGTTTGCACTGATTGACGACATCGCCACCATTCTTGACGATGTATCGTTGATGACCAAGGTTGCCACCAAAAAAACCGTCGGAGTGCTGGGTGATGACTTGGCGCTGAACGCGCAACAGGTTGCCGGCGTAAAGCCCTCGCGGGAGTTGCCAGTGGTGTGGGCGGTGGCGAAAGGGTCACTGCTGAACAAGGCAATTCTGGTGCCTGGGGCGGTGGCCATCAGTTTTTTTGTGCCCTGGTTGGTGACCCCTTTGCTGATGCTCGGAGGTGCCTTTCTGTGTTACGAGGGCGCGGAAAAACTGGTGCACCGGTTTTTGCACAAAGCCGAACACGATCAGCATAAAAAAGACTTGAAAGAAGCCCTGAAAAACCCGCAAGTCGATCTGAAAAAAGTGGAAAAAGACAAAATAAAGGGCGCCATTCGCACCGACTTTGTTTTGTCGGCAGAAATCATTGCGATTACCCTTGGTACAGTGACTCAACAGCCCATCGGCATGCAGTTCGCCGTGCTGTCGGTGGTAGCGTTAATGATTACGGTGGGTGTCTACGGTTTGGTGGCGGGTATCGTAAAACTGGACGATGGCGGTCTGTACCTGACTAAAAAAGACAGCGCCCTGGCGCAAAATCTGGGTCACGGTATTCTGTGGTTTGCGCCTTATATGATGAAAACCCTGTCGGTCCTTGGCACCGTTGCCATGTTTCTGGTGGGCGGGGGTATTCTTACCCATGGTTTTTCCGCCATCGGCCACGGTATTGAGCGTTTTGCCGAAGGCTTGGGAGAGATGACCGGAGCAGTAGTACCGATGTTGGCCAACGGTCTGTTCGGTCTGGTCGCGGGGTTGTTGCTGGTAGCGGTGCTGACGCCACTGCTGAGGCAATTTAAAAGCCGGAAGCTTAGCAGAGCTGACGGTTAG
- a CDS encoding FAD-dependent oxidoreductase translates to MTEAHSSKTPAVADIMIVGGGMVGSALALGLAQQGWHVVLVESSPVAKLQSAAQPATGVDDFEPRVSAISRASQRLLEGLGAWAEVAAGRHCPYQTMTVWDAEGTGRIEFDAAEMRAEALGTIVENRHIVRALFNALETSPATIFSGAKVAGWLANGPDGEGGNAPGICLEDGQHLRARLVVAADGAQSRLRQLVGLPTREWDYDQQAIVATVRSKQMHQYTARQSFSRTGPLAFLPLQADNGDEHFCSIVWSQDTLEARRLMALDDVAFNAELARAIELPEDSVEAISRRFTFPLRQRHAMNYTAPGFALVGDAAHSIHPLAGQGANLGYGDVAVLLEELKRARKLGLNPGDALVLGRYQRRRKSENLTMMAAMEGLKQLFGRDELPLRWLRNQGMNWLNQLAPLKNRLATEAMGLRD, encoded by the coding sequence ATGACTGAAGCGCACAGCTCAAAAACGCCCGCCGTGGCGGACATTATGATTGTTGGTGGCGGTATGGTGGGGTCGGCCCTGGCTTTGGGGTTGGCGCAACAGGGTTGGCACGTTGTTCTGGTTGAGTCCAGCCCGGTGGCGAAGTTGCAGTCCGCTGCGCAGCCAGCGACCGGTGTTGATGATTTCGAACCCCGTGTGAGCGCCATTTCCAGGGCCAGCCAGCGGTTGTTGGAAGGGCTTGGTGCTTGGGCAGAAGTGGCAGCAGGCCGCCACTGTCCTTACCAGACGATGACCGTGTGGGACGCCGAAGGCACTGGGCGCATCGAATTCGACGCCGCAGAGATGCGCGCCGAAGCGCTGGGCACGATTGTCGAAAATCGCCATATTGTACGGGCCCTGTTTAATGCTTTGGAAACCAGCCCGGCGACCATTTTTAGTGGCGCCAAGGTTGCTGGCTGGCTGGCGAACGGGCCGGATGGAGAAGGTGGAAATGCACCCGGTATTTGCCTGGAAGATGGCCAGCACCTGCGGGCGCGATTGGTGGTAGCCGCAGACGGCGCGCAATCACGGTTGCGTCAGCTAGTTGGCCTGCCTACCCGCGAATGGGATTATGATCAACAGGCCATTGTGGCCACGGTGCGCAGCAAGCAGATGCACCAGTACACCGCGCGGCAAAGTTTCTCCCGCACTGGCCCGCTGGCATTTCTGCCGTTGCAGGCTGACAACGGCGACGAACATTTTTGTTCGATTGTGTGGTCCCAAGACACTCTTGAAGCCCGGCGCCTGATGGCGCTGGACGACGTTGCTTTCAACGCCGAACTGGCGAGGGCAATCGAGCTGCCGGAAGATTCGGTTGAAGCGATTTCCCGTCGCTTTACCTTCCCTCTGCGCCAGCGCCACGCGATGAATTACACAGCACCAGGCTTCGCGCTGGTGGGCGACGCTGCGCACAGTATTCACCCGTTGGCGGGCCAGGGTGCCAACCTGGGTTATGGCGACGTGGCAGTATTGCTGGAGGAATTAAAGCGTGCCCGCAAGCTGGGCTTGAACCCTGGCGATGCGCTGGTGCTGGGGCGCTACCAACGCCGCCGTAAATCGGAAAATTTGACCATGATGGCAGCCATGGAAGGTTTGAAACAGCTGTTTGGCCGCGACGAACTGCCGTTACGGTGGCTGCGCAATCAGGGCATGAACTGGCTTAACCAGTTGGCACCCCTGAAAAACCGGCTGGCCACCGAAGCTATGGGTCTAAGGGACTAA
- the ubiH gene encoding 2-octaprenyl-6-methoxyphenyl hydroxylase: protein MTANDTDTDVLIAGGGLAGATLALALARMVPQLRVTVAETFPLASNAEPSSYQPSYDARSTALAWGSKMIYDQLGLWPALAQHAAPIHHIHVSDRGHFGAARLHAAEYRQDALGYVVDNRWMGLCLVRELLKTQVQWLAPAEVTDMTCHGDNVRVTVTTAGETRELSARCLVVADGGRSDLRERLGFQVRHQPYGQNALIANVTTADSHQFSAYERFTDSGPMALLPHGSPTRASHQSALVWTLSDSELKEVLAMPDADKCTRLQKRFGWRLGRFTRIGECNHYPLALTLVDNPVRPGVALVGNAAHSLHPVAGQGFNLALRGLMTLVEQFRLAGEQGSNPGELAVLQRYQQLHRSDRVQTAGFSDSLIQIFGSPLAPLTAARNAGLMGLDLLPAAKRWFAGNAMGLGGRKARIQRPGFDNSKALNHD from the coding sequence GTGACGGCAAACGATACGGATACTGATGTCCTGATTGCCGGCGGAGGTTTAGCCGGCGCGACCTTGGCTTTGGCGCTGGCGCGCATGGTGCCACAACTGCGTGTCACCGTGGCGGAGACTTTTCCCCTCGCCAGCAATGCTGAACCAAGCAGCTACCAGCCCAGCTATGATGCGCGCTCCACCGCCTTAGCCTGGGGCTCCAAGATGATTTATGACCAGCTTGGTTTGTGGCCTGCGCTGGCCCAGCACGCCGCCCCTATACATCACATTCACGTATCGGACCGCGGTCATTTTGGTGCTGCCCGCCTGCACGCCGCAGAATACCGCCAGGATGCCTTGGGCTACGTCGTGGATAACCGCTGGATGGGCTTGTGTTTGGTGCGTGAGCTGTTAAAAACGCAGGTGCAATGGTTGGCGCCGGCGGAAGTGACTGACATGACTTGCCACGGTGACAATGTGCGCGTGACGGTAACCACCGCAGGTGAAACAAGGGAACTGAGCGCGCGCTGCCTGGTAGTCGCTGACGGCGGCCGCTCCGATTTGCGTGAGCGCCTGGGGTTTCAGGTTCGTCACCAGCCCTACGGCCAGAATGCGTTAATTGCCAATGTAACCACCGCCGACAGTCATCAGTTTTCTGCCTACGAGCGCTTCACCGACAGCGGTCCTATGGCATTGCTACCCCATGGTTCGCCAACGCGCGCGAGCCATCAGTCGGCGCTGGTGTGGACCTTATCGGACTCCGAGTTGAAAGAGGTGTTGGCCATGCCAGATGCCGATAAATGCACGCGTTTACAGAAACGATTTGGCTGGCGCCTGGGGCGCTTCACCCGCATTGGCGAGTGCAATCACTACCCGCTGGCGCTGACGCTGGTAGACAATCCGGTGCGTCCGGGCGTTGCCTTGGTGGGCAACGCCGCCCACAGTTTGCACCCGGTGGCGGGCCAGGGTTTTAATCTGGCCCTGCGCGGATTGATGACGCTGGTGGAGCAATTCCGCCTGGCCGGTGAGCAAGGCAGCAACCCCGGCGAGCTTGCAGTATTGCAGCGTTACCAGCAATTACACCGGAGCGACCGCGTGCAAACCGCTGGTTTTTCCGACTCCCTGATACAGATTTTTGGCTCGCCGTTGGCACCGCTCACGGCGGCCAGAAATGCCGGTTTGATGGGGTTAGATTTATTGCCCGCAGCAAAACGCTGGTTCGCAGGAAACGCCATGGGCCTGGGCGGTCGCAAAGCCCGCATTCAGCGCCCCGGCTTTGATAATAGCAAGGCGTTGAACCATGACTGA
- the pepP gene encoding Xaa-Pro aminopeptidase, which translates to MTSMIPVKEFAERRRKLMDHMAPESIAILPSAPERVRNRDVLHPFRQDSDFHYLTGFGEPDSVLVLIPGRAHGESVLFCKERDPLKEQWDGFLVGQEGAVERYGVDDAFPIGDIDDILPGLIEGRSRIYYPLGKDRGFDTRVMDWVKVIRSKVRTGARPPGEFAAVEHLLHDLRLYKSANEIKVMAKAGEISAQAHCNAMKLAREGLGEYHLEAELIHTFRQHGTRETAYPSIVGGGVNGCILHYIENSESLNNGDLVLIDAGCELECYASDITRTFPVSGHFSEPQKALYNVVLNAQFAAIDVVRPGNHWNQPHEAALNVLTQGLIDLGLIAGPLDDAIANETFKPFFMHRTGHWLGLDVHDVGDYKVGGVWRQLEPGMVMTVEPGLYVSPSNTDVDERWRGIGIRIEDDVVVTKDGCRVLTNGVPKTIDEIEALMAG; encoded by the coding sequence ATGACGTCGATGATACCTGTAAAGGAATTTGCCGAGCGCCGCCGTAAGCTGATGGACCACATGGCGCCGGAAAGCATTGCCATTCTGCCTTCGGCGCCAGAACGTGTGCGTAATCGCGACGTTTTGCACCCGTTTCGCCAAGACAGCGATTTTCATTATTTAACCGGCTTTGGCGAGCCTGATTCGGTGTTGGTGTTGATTCCCGGGCGCGCTCATGGCGAATCGGTGTTGTTCTGCAAAGAGCGCGACCCTTTGAAAGAACAGTGGGACGGCTTTTTAGTGGGCCAGGAAGGCGCCGTTGAGCGTTACGGCGTAGACGATGCGTTCCCGATTGGTGACATCGACGACATCCTGCCGGGCCTGATTGAGGGCCGCAGCCGCATTTATTACCCGTTGGGTAAAGACCGTGGCTTTGACACCCGTGTTATGGACTGGGTAAAAGTGATTCGCAGCAAGGTGCGCACCGGCGCTCGCCCCCCTGGCGAATTTGCGGCGGTAGAGCATCTTTTGCACGATTTGCGTCTTTATAAAAGCGCAAACGAAATCAAAGTGATGGCCAAGGCTGGTGAAATCTCGGCTCAGGCCCACTGCAACGCCATGAAACTCGCTCGCGAGGGGCTGGGTGAATATCATCTCGAAGCCGAACTGATTCATACGTTCCGCCAGCACGGCACCCGCGAGACGGCGTATCCATCCATTGTGGGTGGCGGCGTGAACGGCTGCATTCTGCATTACATCGAGAACAGCGAGTCCCTGAACAACGGCGATCTGGTGTTGATCGACGCTGGCTGCGAACTGGAATGCTACGCCTCGGACATTACTCGCACGTTTCCGGTGAGCGGCCATTTCAGTGAGCCTCAAAAGGCGCTTTACAACGTGGTGTTGAATGCCCAGTTTGCCGCGATTGATGTCGTGCGGCCGGGCAATCACTGGAACCAGCCCCACGAAGCGGCGCTGAATGTGCTTACCCAGGGCCTGATTGATTTGGGCCTGATTGCTGGGCCACTGGATGACGCCATCGCCAATGAAACGTTTAAACCGTTTTTCATGCACCGCACCGGCCATTGGTTAGGGTTGGATGTGCACGATGTAGGTGACTACAAGGTGGGTGGTGTCTGGCGCCAGCTGGAGCCGGGCATGGTTATGACGGTGGAGCCCGGGCTGTACGTGTCACCGAGTAACACCGACGTGGATGAGCGCTGGCGCGGAATTGGCATTCGTATCGAAGACGACGTGGTTGTCACCAAAGACGGCTGCCGCGTGCTGACTAACGGCGTGCCAAAAACAATCGACGAAATTGAAGCATTAATGGCGGGCTGA
- a CDS encoding UPF0149 family protein: MSLSDASAAPNIEISAEFERWANVFLAHKAFSHPSELHGVLCGRFAAGGRMQEDECAAVVCEHIGLASTALEESPELRVFAAGIYQQALAQLSSMDMSFQPLLPDDDYALEQRLESLISWVRGFLAGMALAAGESLGEAPEEIRELMEDMVAISQLSDEEDASEENDQQLVEITEYVRLGALAVFTEFNEPEQPAKTPPTLH; this comes from the coding sequence ATGTCTTTATCCGATGCTTCCGCTGCTCCAAATATCGAGATTTCTGCGGAATTCGAGCGCTGGGCCAATGTGTTTCTAGCGCACAAAGCGTTCAGCCACCCGTCTGAGTTACACGGTGTTCTGTGTGGTCGTTTCGCCGCTGGTGGGCGTATGCAAGAAGACGAGTGTGCCGCCGTGGTGTGCGAACATATCGGACTGGCTTCGACAGCGTTGGAAGAGTCGCCTGAGCTTAGGGTATTCGCCGCGGGTATTTACCAGCAGGCTCTGGCACAGCTGAGCAGTATGGATATGAGTTTTCAGCCCCTGCTTCCAGATGATGATTATGCGCTTGAGCAAAGGTTGGAATCGTTAATTTCGTGGGTGCGCGGCTTTCTGGCGGGCATGGCACTGGCGGCAGGTGAGTCGCTGGGCGAGGCGCCGGAGGAAATCCGCGAGCTGATGGAAGACATGGTCGCCATCAGCCAACTGTCTGACGAAGAGGACGCGAGCGAAGAAAACGATCAGCAGCTGGTAGAAATTACCGAGTATGTCAGATTGGGTGCGTTGGCCGTGTTTACCGAGTTTAATGAGCCGGAACAACCGGCCAAGACGCCCCCTACTCTTCATTAG
- a CDS encoding DUF2796 domain-containing protein has product MTPRNPSTFLKSINSLNVAIGLCLCALATTSMASEQQPHQHGHAQLQMAVENNNVDLILTSPAYNLLGFEHEPRTEQQKQTLENARQWLTTQALIAPAGGNCTVESASMDFNAKAAEQDHHDHDHHYDETMNEHANIEVSQVLNCKSADIGGQLTTPLIAQFPEIQELDVEWVTNSSQGSAKLSSSDNQFQL; this is encoded by the coding sequence ATGACGCCCCGCAACCCTTCAACATTTCTGAAATCCATAAACTCTCTGAATGTTGCCATTGGCCTCTGCCTTTGCGCGTTGGCCACCACCAGCATGGCCAGCGAACAGCAACCACACCAACACGGCCACGCCCAATTGCAGATGGCGGTGGAGAACAACAACGTTGACCTGATTCTGACCAGCCCCGCCTACAACCTGCTGGGATTCGAACATGAACCACGCACCGAGCAACAAAAACAGACCCTGGAAAACGCTAGGCAGTGGCTAACGACCCAGGCACTGATTGCGCCCGCCGGAGGCAACTGCACGGTGGAATCGGCCAGCATGGACTTCAACGCAAAAGCGGCGGAACAAGATCATCACGATCACGACCACCATTACGATGAAACCATGAACGAACACGCCAATATAGAAGTCAGTCAGGTGCTCAACTGCAAAAGTGCGGATATCGGCGGCCAGCTTACAACCCCGTTGATCGCCCAATTTCCGGAAATACAAGAACTGGACGTGGAGTGGGTAACCAACAGCAGCCAGGGCAGCGCAAAACTGAGTTCATCCGATAACCAATTCCAGCTCTGA
- a CDS encoding DUF3299 domain-containing protein, whose amino-acid sequence MVFLPLAHAELPEIDWLDLMPAEDLALLESMPEIVHDGEGPPLLPDEIMTGRVVTAMANTRGRIPGFVVPLKTTEDMRILEFFLVPYFGACIHVPPPPPNQLIHMKYKKGFELTALYDPVWVEGTILIDRTENVIGTSSYSMAVESIYPYEY is encoded by the coding sequence ATGGTATTTTTACCTTTGGCGCATGCGGAGCTACCGGAGATTGATTGGCTGGATTTGATGCCGGCAGAGGATTTGGCACTGCTTGAGAGCATGCCGGAAATTGTCCACGACGGCGAGGGCCCGCCCTTGCTGCCGGACGAGATCATGACCGGGCGTGTGGTAACGGCCATGGCCAATACCCGGGGTCGTATTCCGGGTTTCGTGGTGCCACTGAAAACGACAGAGGATATGCGCATTCTGGAGTTTTTCCTGGTGCCTTATTTTGGTGCCTGTATTCATGTGCCACCGCCGCCACCCAATCAGCTTATCCATATGAAGTACAAAAAAGGCTTCGAGCTGACTGCGCTCTACGATCCGGTCTGGGTTGAGGGCACGATTTTGATCGATCGTACCGAGAATGTGATCGGGACTTCGTCTTATTCGATGGCGGTAGAGTCAATTTATCCTTATGAGTATTGA
- a CDS encoding ABC transporter ATP-binding protein — protein MTKTTATMITPDSDSASAPLILPSLQIRELTFRWQSRQPALTFPDITLDAGNHLFLRGASGSGKSTLLGLLAGLNSADNGEIRLLGKSIGALDPSARDRFRADHIGVIFQQFNLVPYLTALANVILPCQLSPVRRDRISSGTRTSDTRAAIHAKAKTLLTALSIPRELHSRKPTQLSIGQQQRVAAARALMGAPELILADEPTSALDSNNRDRFMQLLLEMAQQNKTSVVFVSHDPALAHHFHHQIELEQPSWLSS, from the coding sequence ATGACCAAAACGACAGCCACCATGATCACACCAGACTCTGACAGCGCAAGCGCTCCGCTTATCCTGCCATCTCTACAAATCCGAGAGCTGACCTTTCGTTGGCAGTCCCGCCAGCCTGCCCTGACCTTTCCGGATATCACTCTGGACGCAGGCAACCACCTGTTTTTACGCGGGGCCAGCGGCAGCGGTAAAAGCACCTTGCTGGGGCTTCTGGCCGGGCTAAACAGCGCAGACAACGGCGAAATCCGCCTGTTAGGAAAGTCCATAGGAGCCCTCGACCCCTCAGCACGGGATCGTTTCCGCGCCGACCATATCGGTGTGATCTTTCAGCAGTTCAATCTGGTGCCCTATCTGACCGCGCTGGCTAATGTCATTCTTCCCTGTCAGCTTTCCCCCGTTCGCCGTGACCGCATCAGCTCAGGAACCCGCACGTCAGACACCCGGGCCGCTATTCACGCCAAAGCAAAAACACTTCTGACAGCGCTCTCCATTCCCCGGGAATTACATAGCCGCAAACCCACGCAGCTGAGCATTGGTCAGCAGCAGCGGGTTGCGGCAGCCCGCGCGCTGATGGGCGCGCCGGAGCTGATTCTGGCTGATGAGCCCACTTCAGCGCTGGACAGCAACAACCGCGATCGCTTTATGCAGTTGCTGCTGGAAATGGCACAGCAGAATAAAACCTCGGTGGTGTTTGTCAGCCACGACCCGGCCCTGGCACACCATTTTCACCACCAGATTGAACTGGAGCAGCCATCATGGCTATCCTCATGA
- a CDS encoding ABC transporter permease encodes MAILMTTRMTAYLALTLTKSSLWHRRRILLLVTLTLTLSVSLLLGIQYVRSEIRQSFTNTISNTDLIIGARSGQLNLLLYSVFHIGDATNNLSWQSYQTLKDDQRLSWLIPISLGDSYNGHRVVATTSAMFEHFRYGRSQPLTLQRGQWFNDLFEVVLGADVARAFNHSVGDQLIMGHGGGRISFARHDSTPFTVAGVLDATGTPVDQAVYISLDSMEAMHVGWESGVGIPGRTLTLEQAKQRNFTPSNITAAFAGVERKVLTFRIQRDINTYGEEPLTAILPGVALSELWRLLGQFEKALLGITGFVVVVCLISLATVLLTLQAQRSAEIAILRATGASAGLIASLYLLESLAIALLACVLALALGAAGIAAVSPWLQANYGVLLTLRPLNPDEWILLAAVPVAALVIGLMPALSAWRRGRRPGWQVLDDV; translated from the coding sequence ATGGCTATCCTCATGACCACCCGCATGACAGCCTACCTTGCTCTAACACTCACCAAATCCAGCCTCTGGCACCGCCGGCGAATACTGTTGCTGGTTACCCTCACCCTCACCCTCAGCGTGAGCCTGCTGCTCGGAATCCAGTACGTACGCAGCGAAATTCGCCAGTCGTTCACCAACACCATCAGCAATACAGATTTGATCATCGGCGCCCGCAGCGGTCAGTTGAACCTGTTGCTATACAGCGTGTTTCACATTGGCGATGCAACGAACAACCTGAGCTGGCAAAGTTATCAAACCCTTAAAGATGACCAGCGCTTAAGCTGGCTGATCCCCATTTCCCTGGGCGACAGCTACAACGGCCATCGCGTGGTCGCAACCACCAGCGCCATGTTCGAGCACTTTCGCTATGGCCGCAGCCAGCCGCTGACACTGCAGCGCGGCCAGTGGTTCAACGATCTGTTCGAGGTGGTACTGGGCGCCGATGTCGCTCGTGCTTTCAATCATAGTGTTGGCGACCAACTCATTATGGGCCACGGCGGTGGCCGCATAAGCTTCGCTCGCCACGACAGCACGCCGTTTACCGTAGCCGGCGTGCTTGATGCCACAGGCACGCCGGTAGACCAGGCGGTTTATATCAGCCTGGACAGCATGGAAGCCATGCATGTGGGCTGGGAGTCTGGCGTGGGCATTCCCGGGCGCACGCTAACCCTGGAGCAGGCCAAACAGCGCAATTTTACCCCATCCAACATTACCGCCGCATTTGCCGGCGTAGAACGCAAAGTACTGACTTTTCGTATCCAGCGCGACATCAACACCTATGGTGAAGAGCCGCTAACCGCCATACTTCCCGGCGTTGCTCTGAGCGAGCTCTGGCGCTTATTGGGCCAGTTTGAAAAAGCGCTGTTGGGCATCACCGGCTTTGTGGTCGTAGTATGTCTGATCAGCCTGGCCACGGTACTGCTGACATTACAGGCCCAACGATCAGCCGAAATCGCCATACTTCGTGCAACCGGCGCCTCTGCCGGTTTAATTGCCAGCCTTTACCTGCTGGAATCATTGGCAATCGCGCTGTTGGCCTGCGTTTTAGCGTTGGCGCTGGGCGCTGCCGGTATAGCCGCCGTCAGCCCTTGGCTGCAAGCCAACTACGGCGTTTTGCTGACACTGCGCCCACTGAATCCGGACGAGTGGATTCTGCTGGCAGCGGTGCCAGTTGCCGCACTGGTGATTGGTTTGATGCCAGCGCTGAGCGCCTGGCGCCGCGGCCGGCGGCCGGGCTGGCAAGTATTGGACGACGTCTGA
- a CDS encoding TIGR02449 family protein, whose amino-acid sequence MEQPEVQVLADKLDQLLERYGKLELENQALKTRQEDWIRERAQLVHKNDLAKTKLEAMIGRLRALEQH is encoded by the coding sequence ATGGAACAGCCCGAAGTACAGGTGTTGGCGGACAAGCTGGATCAGCTTCTTGAACGTTACGGCAAGCTTGAGCTGGAAAACCAGGCACTAAAAACACGCCAGGAAGACTGGATTCGCGAGCGAGCTCAGCTGGTTCACAAGAACGACCTCGCAAAAACCAAACTTGAAGCCATGATAGGCCGCCTGCGGGCATTGGAGCAGCATTAA
- a CDS encoding cell division protein ZapA, whose amino-acid sequence MSTKSTFEVKILDKEYLVTCPEQEQEALLRSARHLDRKMREIRNSGKVFGTERIAVMAALNITNEMLERDTMSEGSSTLLKAMDDKLNIALK is encoded by the coding sequence ATGTCCACCAAATCTACGTTTGAGGTGAAAATTCTCGACAAGGAATACCTGGTTACCTGCCCCGAACAGGAACAAGAGGCATTGTTGCGATCGGCACGACATCTGGACCGTAAAATGCGGGAGATCCGTAACAGCGGCAAGGTGTTTGGCACCGAACGAATTGCGGTGATGGCGGCGCTGAATATCACCAACGAAATGTTGGAGCGCGACACCATGTCAGAAGGCAGCAGCACGTTGCTAAAGGCTATGGACGACAAGCTGAACATCGCCCTAAAATAA
- a CDS encoding 5-formyltetrahydrofolate cyclo-ligase — translation MSDSIAHPSFLPSSAHQNTSRNQLRRQLRQQRNALSSLQQRHASQQLAKRLLANPDLYRARHLAIYCPNDGEISPLPYMRAARRRGIRVYLPVLHPLIPGKLVFSPYTSHTRLRPNRFGIAEPAFSAGLKRPAWAMDAILFPLVGFDERGGRLGMGGGFYDRTFAFSRTRPRLAPKLIGLAHDFQRVESLPIEPWDVPLHSVVTERGCYRVMV, via the coding sequence TTGAGCGACAGCATCGCCCACCCTTCTTTTTTACCGTCTTCTGCACACCAGAACACTTCACGCAATCAGTTACGAAGACAATTGCGCCAGCAACGCAACGCGTTGTCTTCCTTGCAACAAAGACACGCATCGCAGCAACTGGCCAAGCGCCTGTTAGCCAACCCCGATCTTTATCGCGCCCGCCACCTTGCCATTTATTGTCCAAACGATGGTGAAATTAGTCCCCTGCCCTATATGCGGGCTGCGCGTCGTCGCGGAATACGTGTTTACTTACCGGTATTGCATCCACTTATACCCGGAAAATTGGTTTTCAGCCCTTACACGTCGCACACCCGCCTGCGGCCAAATCGTTTTGGCATTGCGGAGCCTGCGTTTAGCGCCGGCCTGAAACGGCCAGCCTGGGCAATGGACGCAATATTGTTTCCGCTGGTAGGGTTTGACGAGCGAGGAGGAAGACTGGGCATGGGCGGGGGGTTTTACGACCGGACATTTGCCTTTAGTCGCACTCGGCCAAGACTCGCACCCAAGCTAATTGGCCTGGCTCATGATTTTCAGAGGGTGGAAAGCTTACCGATTGAGCCTTGGGATGTGCCTTTGCACTCGGTGGTTACCGAGCGTGGCTGTTATCGGGTAATGGTCTGA